The Lates calcarifer isolate ASB-BC8 linkage group LG14, TLL_Latcal_v3, whole genome shotgun sequence genome has a segment encoding these proteins:
- the LOC127143264 gene encoding uncharacterized protein LOC127143264: MHAIMNFTFITALILCSFSWISVSVSESQTVKAQPGQEVKLLISNISKHETVTFWFRLVNRTKVSCISVMYRSDSKAEFCDGYEAGNFEMRSNISTVYLKIKRVDVSDSGQYFCGFYTSGRPIFSVINLKVGVNGSNGPPPDTHAEADGITKLMNMILGGLTAFLVIVIGLVVTIMKLPAAANEEKNPQQPENMSSDYVMRLCSPTIRNRRPASEREEETHVIYTASRETQSGTDDVKHADFLE; the protein is encoded by the exons ATGCACGCAATAATGAACTTTACCTTCATAACAGCTTTAATTCTCTGCAGCTTCA gctggatctctgtctcagtgtctgagtctCAGACTGTGAAGGCTCAGCCTGGTCAAGAAGTTAAACTGCTGATCTCCAACATTTCTAAACATGAAACTGTGACGTTCTGGTTCAGACTGGTCAACAGGACCAAGGTCAGCTGTATCTCAGTTATGTACAGGTCTGACAGTAAAGCTGAATTCTGTGATGGATATGAAGCTGGAAATTTTGAAATGAGATCCAACATCTCCACTGTCTATCTCAAAATCAAACGAGTGGATGTATCTGACTCTGGAcagtatttctgtggattttacaCAAGCGGGCGTCCAATTTTCAGTGTGATTAATTTAAAGGTTGGAG ttAATGGCAGTAATGGCCCTCCACCTGACACTCATG CAGAGGCTGATGGAATAACAAAGCTGATGAACATGATCCTGGGTGGTTTAACTGCTTTCCTTGTAATCGTCATTGGCCTTGTTGTTACCATCATGAAACTTCCAGCAG CTGCCAATGAGGAAAAGAATCCACAACAGCCTGAG AACATGAGCTCTGATTACGTGATGAGACTGTGTTCACCAACAATAAGAAACAGGAGGCctgcatcagagagagaagaggagactcATGTTATTTACACTGCCAGCAGAGAGACTCAGAGTGGAACTGATGATGTTAAACATGCTGATTTTTTAGAGTGA
- the LOC108882010 gene encoding uncharacterized protein LOC108882010, which yields MNFTLITALLCTFSWISVSVSEFHTVEVQPGEEVTLLCTNFTSSVAHIHWFRLSNEPNASRISSMFTSDGNASYFDGFQNGKFNMTSNITTLFLNIKPVDLSDYGLYFCGLPTTGNSVISSATYLKVQEKSDELADLTSVILGGLIIFLFIIIIVLVFKIRKLHTAHKEGHNPQHSETQLCERSHLQKLGSDDLNYAALSFLPKAKRSRRPPSERELEPNVVYATSR from the exons ATGAACTTTACCTTGATAACAGCTTTACTCTGTACCTTCA gctggatctctgtctcagtttctGAGTTTCACACTGTGGAGGTACAGCCTGGTGAAGAGgtcactctgctgtgtactaacTTTACCAGTTCTGTCGCTCACATACACTGGTTCAGACTGAGCAATGAGCCCAACGCCAGCCGGATCTCCTCCATGTTCACCTCTGATGGCAATGCTTCTTACTTTGATGGAtttcaaaatggaaaatttaACATGACATCCAACATCACTACTCTCTTTCTCAACATCAAACCAGTGGATTTATCTGACTATGGACTTTATTTCTGTGGACTTCCCACAACTGGAAACTCAGTAATTTCCAGTGCAACATATTTAAAGGTTCAAG AAAAGTCTGATGAACTAGCAGATCTGACGAGTGTGATCCTGGGTGGTCtgattattttcctctttataATCATCATTGTTCTGGTTTTCAAAATCAGGAAACTTCATACAG cACATAAAGAGGGACACAATCCACAACACAGTGAG ACTCAGCTGTGTGAGAGGAGTCATTTACAGAAACTGGGCTCTGATGATCTGAACTATGCAGCGCTGAGTTTCCTTCCAAAAGCCAAAAGGAGCAGAAGGcctccatcagagagagagctggagccaAATGTTGTCTACGCTACCTCCAGATAG
- the LOC108882012 gene encoding uncharacterized protein LOC108882012 has protein sequence MMNFTLITALLICSFSWISVSVSESETMNAQPGQEVTLQCSNISKHETTTSWFRLVNRTKASCISVMIRSNGSPSYCNEIKTGKFEMSTNISTVSLKISHVDVSDSGLYFCGFRIDGHIIYSVIQLNVGGGDESHRQEKDRKSEAECDGITKLTSVILGGLTILLVMVIIGLVACRKLQMAAKEEKNSPRHENLGSDDLNYAAVTFCPKQRRGEVEPNVVYSATR, from the exons ATGATGAACTTCACTTTGATAACAGCTTTACTTATCTGCAGCTTCA gctggaTCTCCGTCTCAGTGTCAGAGTCTGAGACCATGAATGCTCAGCCTGGTCAAGAAGTCACTCTGCAGTGCTCCAACATTTCTAAACATGAAACTACAACATCCTGGTTCAGACTGGTCAACAGAACCAAGGCCAGCTGTATATCAGTTATGATTAGATCTAATGGCAGTCCTTCATActgtaatgaaattaaaactggAAAATTTGAAATGAGCACCAACATCTCTACTGTCTCTCTAAAAATATCACATGTGGATGtatctgactctggactgtatttctgtggatttcGCATCGACGGACACATAATCTACAGTGTGATACAATTAAATGTTGGAG GAGGTGATGAATCTCATagacaggaaaaagacagaaagtctgAAG CAGAGTGTGATGGAATAACAAAGCTGACGAGTGTGATCCTGGGTGGTCTGACCATTCTCCTTGTGATGGTCATCATTGGTCTAGTTGCTTGCAGGAAACTTCAGATGG CTGCTAAAGAGGAAAAGAATTCACCACGGCATGAG AACCTGGGCTCTGATGATTTGAACTACGCAGCAGTGACTTTCTGTCcaaaacaaagaagaggagaagtggaGCCGAATGTGGTGTATTCTGCTACTAGATAG
- the LOC108882006 gene encoding uncharacterized protein LOC108882006, with protein MNTMKTFTFITALILCSLSWISVSVSETQTVESQPGLHVTLLCSNISTYPTTTTWSRVVNRTEAGCVSSMYGSNSNASYCDGFQRGKFEMTSNMSIVFLNINQVDFYDAGLYLCGFYIDGQTVFRVINLRVQEGHDEPRDDMDGKKESKLTSEILTTVTVLHLMFSFGLVVKIRKLQTAAKEEHQNLRQRENVDSEYLMRLYSPTIRNRRPASEREVETHVIYTASRETQSGTDALSYYHSFSLTGV; from the exons ATGAACACAATGAAGACCTTTACTTTCATAACAGCTTTAattctctgcagcctca gctggatctctgtctcagtgtctgagacTCAGACCGTGGAGAGCCAGCCTGGTCTCCatgtcacactgctgtgctcCAACATTTCTACATATCCAACGACGACGACCTGGTCAAGAGTGGTCAACAGAACCGAGGCTGGCTGCGTCTCCTCTATGTACGGCTCGAATAGCAATGCTTCATACTGCGATGGATTTCAAAGAGGAAAATTTGAAATGACATCAAATATGTCCATTGTCTTTCTCAACATCAACCAAGTGGACTTCTACGACGCGGGGCTGTACCTCTGTGGATTCTACATTGACGGACAGACAGTTTTCAGAGTGATCAATTTAAGAGTTCAAG AGGGTCATGATGAACCTCGTGATGACATGGATGGAAAAA AAGAGTCAAAGCTGACGAGTGAGATTCTGACCACTGTGACGGTTCTGCACTTAATGTTCAGCTTTGGTCTGGTTGTCAAAATAAGGAAGCTTCAGACAG cagctaaagaggaaCATCAGAATTTGCGACAGCGTGAG AATGTGGACTCTGAGTACCTGATGAGACTGTATTCACCAACAATAAGAAACAGGAGGCctgcatcagagagagaagtggagacTCATGTTATTTACACTGCCAGCAGAGAGACTCAGAGTGGAACTGATGCTTTATCTTATTATCATAGTTTCTCTTTGACTGGTGTTTGA
- the LOC127143266 gene encoding uncharacterized protein LOC127143266, which translates to MMNFTMRTALMLCSLSWISVSVSESQTVKAQPGQEVKLLCPKIFTYKTVTFWLRVVNRTNMSCISVMSGSDSKAEYCDGYEAGNFEMSSSSSTVYLKIKRVDVSDSGQYFCGFYTNGRVNFTESQYLKVGGNDEPHDDEDSKCKEESGVIKLTCVILGALSVLLVMVNTGLLVQNRKLQTADKEEQNPQQSETRVSDDVNYAAVTFQTKTKRRELETNVVYAATR; encoded by the exons ATGATGAACTTCACTATGAGAACAGCTTTAatgctctgcagcctca gctggatctctgtctcagtgtctgagtctCAGACTGTGAAGGCTCAGCCTGGTCAAGAAGTCAAACTGCTGTGCCCAAAGATTTTCACATATAAAACTGTGACGTTCTGGCTCAGAGTGGTCAACAGGACCAATATGAGCTGTATCTCAGTTATGTCCGGGTCTGACAGTAAAGCTGAATACTGTGATGGATATGAAGCTGGAAATTTTGAAATGAGCTCCAGCAGCTCTACTGTCTATCTCAAAATCAAACGAGTGGATGTATCTGACTCTGGAcagtatttctgtggattttacaCAAATGGACGTGTAAATTTCACTGAGTCTCAGTATTTAAAGGTTGGAG GCAATGATGAGCCACATGATGACGAGGACAGCAAATGTAAAG AAGAGAGTGGTGTGATAAAGCTGACATGTGTGATCCTGGGTGCTCTGAGTGTTCTCCTTGTAATGGTCAACACTGGTCTGCTTGTTCAAAACAGGAAACTTCAGACAG CTGATAAAGAAGAACAGAATCCACAGCAAAGTGAG ACTCGTGTCTCTGATGATGTGAACTACGCAGCTGtgacttttcaaacaaaaaccaagagaagagagctggagacaaatgttgtttatgcTGCCACCAGATAG